CGCGTACGGCCACCCGACCGCGCGGCGCACCTCCACCCGGACGCTGTCGGCGACCGTCTCCCAGCGCGGCGCGTCGATCTCCGCCTCGCGCCGCAGCTCCGCGACCGTCTGCTCGATGCCGCCCATCAAGCGCCGCGTCATCGCGCGCGGCTTGGTCACGACCACGAGGAGGTAGTCCTCGCTCACGCGCCGACACGCCAGCTCACGCTCGCTGCCCTGCACGTGCACCCACCACGCCTCGCCGGCGGAGATGGTGCGGAGCCGCGCCGCGGCCTCCTCCATGGTGACGAGGAGCTGGGCGCCCGTGACCTTGATCTCGAACGGCGACAGCGACGAGGCGTAGTCCACGCACTCGCCCTCCCCGTCGACGAAGCACACCGCGATGACCCCCGTGGTGCGATGCAGCAAGCGGCGCAGGATCGGCGTGAAGGCGCTCTCGCCCTGATCGCGCGGCGCCTCCTGCGCCCAGCTCCGGTCGCTCCCCGACATCAGGGCGCCTCGACTCCCTCGAGCGCGTCGCCGTCGATCGCCGCGCTCACCGCCTCGGGGTCGACCTCGATCGCGGTGCGCGCGGCCAGCTCGCTCAACAGCTCGCCGAGGCGGGCGTGGCGGAGCGCCGCGAGGCGCTCGTCGCGGAGCGTCGCGAGGGCCTCCTCTCGGGTCGCCTCCCACGCCGGCTCGACCTCGGTCACCACGACCACGTGCCACCCGAACGAGGTCTGCACGGGCGCGTCGACCACCCCGGGTCCGTCCGGGCGGAAGAGCGCGGCGAGGTAGGCGGGGTCGGCCGCGCCCGCGCGGCGCTGCGGAGGGACCCGCTCCGCCAGCACCTCGAAGCGGCGGTCTCTCGGCGGCAGGCTCTGGAACGCGAGGACCGCCGCCTCGGGATCTGGCGACTCGGACACGATCCGGTGCTGCTCGGCGATCCAGGCGCGCGCCGCGGCCTCGGCGCCGGCGGGCGCGCCCTCGGTGACCCTCGCGAGCAGGTGCACGCTCTCGCGCTGCTCGGGCCGCTCGAAGCGTCCGAGGTTGGCCTGATACGCGGCCTCGAGCTCCGCCGCGTCGATCGCGTCGGGACGGACGCGCCGCTCGACCTCCTCTGCGAGGAGCGCCTGCACCATGACCTGGCGCGCGCCGCGGGCGCCCTCGTGCACCCCCGCTCCGGCTCGCCGCGCCGCGGCCGCGAGCAGCGCCTCGTCCTGCAGCCGGCGCAGCGCGACCTCGGGCGTGACGCCCGCCGCGCGCGCCGCCGCCGCCACCTGGTCGACGGTGATGGGGTGCCCATCGACAGTGGAGACCACGCGTCCGCCGACCGCCGCGGGCCCCACGGACGCGGGAGCGTGCGCCGGGTCGCTCGCGCCGTCGACGTCGACGTCGTCCACGGAGCCGCAACCGGCGACGAGCACGAGGGCGGCGGCGAACACCAGTCTCGAGCCGCGCGAGGACGCCGATCGCCCAACCGTTCTGCGCCCCGTCACCCGCGCTCCGCCAAACCGGGCCCCGTCACTCGCCGACCGTGGGGCGCAGCAGCTCCACGCCCGCCCGGAGGACGGCCAGGCCGGTCACGAGCACGAGGATGGCCGAGAGGTAGTCGTGCTCGCGCAAGATGACCACGCCGTAGCCGAGCGCGCCCAGGCCGCATGCGACCGCCAACAGCCCGGAACCATCCCGTAACGCGCGCCCCATGCGGGGCATGCTAACGCCGTGATTTCCGGGCGTCATCATCCAGCGGAAGCGCACGTGGTGGCTTGACCCGACGGCACCGAAGCCGGCACGCTGCCGAGAGAGGTCACGGGGCCATTGAGCGTCCAGCAACCGGCAAAATTCGGCAAATACCTCCTGGTCGAGCGCATCGGCGTCGGGGGCATGGCGGAGGTCTTCAAGGCGAAGATCTTCGGCGCCGAAGGGTTCGAGCGCCTGGTCGCCATCAAGCGCATCCTCCCGCACCTCGTCGAGGACGACGACTTCGTCAAGATGTTCATCGACGAGGCGAAGATCGCGGTGCGCCTCCAGCACCCGAACATCGTGACCATCCACGACCTCGGCAAGGCCGAGGGCACGCTCTACATCGCGATGGAGTTCGTCGCGGGCAAGGACCTGCGCGCCCTCTACGACTACGAGAAGGAGCGCGCGGGCCGCACCCCCATCGGCATCGCCTGCCACGTGGTGATGAAGATGTGCGAGGCGCTGCACCACGCTCACTTCGCGACCGGCCCTCGCGGCGAGCCGCTGCAGGTCATCCACCGCGACGTCAGCCCGCAGAACGTCCTCCTCGGCTTCGACGGCGAGGTGAAGGTCGCGGACTTCGGCCTCGCCAAGGCCCGCGGCCGCATGGTCCAGACCCAGGCCGGCGTCGTGAAGGGCAAGCTCGCGTACATGTCGCCCGAGCAGCTGCGCGGCGAGGAGATCGACCACCGCGTCGACGTCTTCGGCCTCGGCATCGTGCTCTTCGAGCTGCTGAGCGGCGAGCGACTCTTCCTCGGGCCGAGCGACATGGAGACCCTCCGGCGCGTCTACGAGGCGAAGGTCCCGCCGATGCAGCCCCTCAACCCCGAGGTGCCCCCCGAGCTCGAGGCGATCGTCCAGCGCGCGCTCGCGAAGGAGCGCGACGAGCGCTACCAGACCGCCCTCGAGCTGCACGACGACTTGCAGACTTTCGTCTACGGCTCGGGCCGCTACGCCGGGACCAGCAGCCTGCGCAACTACGTGCGCGAGGCCTTCCCGGACGTCGCGCCGGCGCCGGACGCGGACCTGCCGCCCTTCGCCTCGATGGGGCCGCCGGAGCCGGTGACCGCGCCCCCGCCCGCCCGCACCTCGCCCGCGCCCATGCAGACCGTGCAGGCGCGCCCGACACACCGCCCGCCGCGCATGCGCGAGGAGATCCCCCCTCCCCCGGCCGACCCGATCCTGGCGCCGCCTCCCCTCGAGGAGTCGGAGACCCTGACGCCCCCCGCGTTCGACGACGCCACCACGCACGACGGCGTGATCCAGCTCGACGATCACCCGACGGATCGCCCGCCCGGCCTCGAGGACGCGCTCTCCCCGACCCAGATGCCCGAGCCGCGCCAGCCCGAGTCCTCCGGCACCGTCCCCGCCGCCGTCCGTTCCCTCCCGAGCGTCCCCGTCGGACTCTACGAAGACGACTTCCCCACCCAGCAGTTCGGCCCCGACGACGTCGCCGAGGTCGAAGACGACGGCGAGCCAGACCGCGACACCAACCCCGCCCCACCCGGCCCCGACATGGAGCCCGTGGACCTCCAGACCGACGACTGGGACGACGGCCCCACCACCTACAACCCCACGGGCCGCACCGGCACCACCCCCAAAGCCGACCCCAGTGAAGAAGCCGACTGGGAAGACGACGCCACCGTCATCATCGACCCCCGCGGCAACCACGGCTGACCCGCCTCCCCCCAAGTCGCGCAAGCGACGAGCGACGAGCGAGCGCGCGTCCCCCGACGACGGCCAGGCGACGTCGCGCGCCGGAGAGCGACGAGCGAAGCGAGGTCGCGTCCGGAGCGATGAGCGAAGCGAAGTCGCGGACGCAGAGCGACGAGCGAAGCGAACTCGCGGACCCAGAGCCACGAGCGAAGCGAAGTCACGGTCAGAGAGCGACGAGCGAAGCGAAGTCGCGGTCGCAGAGCGAAGTCGCGGTCGCAGAGCGACGAGCGAAGTCGCGGTCGCAGAGCGACGAGCGAAGCGAGGTCGCGTCCGCAGCGACGAGCGAAGCGAAGTCGCGGTCGCAGAGCGACGAGCGAAGTCGCGGTCGCAGAGCGACGAGCGAAGCGAGGTCGCGTCCGCAGCGACGAGCGAAGCGAGGTCGCGTCCGCAGCGACGAGCGAAGCGAGGTCGCGCCCCCAGGTCCCCCGCGGCAGCGGGCGGCCAGCTTTCGCGAAGCGAAAGCGCGAGCCGCGTGGCTCACGCGCGGAGCGCGGGACACGGGCGACGCCAGTCGCCCGACTTGGGTGGGGGGGCCCCGCGGAGCGCGGCGCAGCGATGTTCGCGCAGGGCGCGAAGCGCCCGAAGCGAACATCGTTGCGACGCGCGCAGTGGGGGGGAGGGGCTTGAAAAGCCCCTCCCAAAAACTAAAGCCCGAAGTTCTTCAACTTCTTGTGCAGCCCCTCACGCGTGATCCCGAGGGTGCGCGCGGTCTGGCTCTTGTTGTTGTCGTGCTCCTTGAGCGCCTCGAGCAGGATCCACTTCTCGACCTGCTCCATCATCTCCTTGAGCGTGCCCTTCTTGGGCGCGACCTTGTCGATGACGTTCTCGACCTGCCGGATGCGAGGGCTGACGTGCTCGGGCTCGACGAAGCCGCCGTCGTCCATCTGGATGATGAGGCGCTGCACCTCGTTCTCCAGCTCGCGCACGTTGCCCGGCCACTTGTAGCTGGCGAGCAGCTCCATCGCCTGCTGGCTGAAGCCGCGCACGGTCCGGCCGAACTCGTTCGCGTACTTCTTGAGGAAGTGGCCGGCGAGCAGCGGGATGTCTTCCCGGCGCTCGCGCAGCGGAGGCACGGTGATCGGGAAGACCTTGAGCCGATAGTAGAGGTCCTCGCGGAAGCGCCCCTCGGCGACCTCCTTCTCGAGGTCCCGGTTCGTCGCGGCCACGATGCGCGTGTCGACCCGCTTCGTCTGGTTGTGGCCGATGGGGCGGATCTCGCCCTCCTGCAGCACGCGCAGCAATTTGGCTTGCAGGTTGAGAGGCATCTCCCCGACCTCGTCGAGGAAGAGCGTGCCGCCATCGGCGAGCTCGAAGAGCCCCTTCTTGTCGTCCGTCGCGCCGGTGAAGGAGCCCTTCTTGTGGCCGAAGAGCTCGCTCTCGAGCAGGTTCTCGGGCATCGCGGCGCAGTTCTGCGCGATGAAGAGCGCGTCGCGGCGCTCGGACCAGTAGTGCACCGCGCTCGCGATGAGCTCCTTGCCCGTCCCCGTCTCGCCCTCGACGAGCACCGTCACGCGGGTGTCGACCACCTTGCGGAGCTGCTCGAAGAGCTTCTTCATGCCCGCGGCCTCGCCGATGATCCCGTCGAAGCGGCGCCCCTGCTCCCGGCGCTTGAGGTAGACGTTCTCGTTGCGCTGGCTCTCCTCGGCCGCCCGCAGGCGATTGACCAGCCGCGCGTGCGCGAAGGCCTGGCTCGCCGACTGGCTGAGGAGCGCGAGGATGTCGAGGTCACGCTCCCGGA
This Sandaracinaceae bacterium DNA region includes the following protein-coding sequences:
- a CDS encoding protein kinase, producing the protein MSVQQPAKFGKYLLVERIGVGGMAEVFKAKIFGAEGFERLVAIKRILPHLVEDDDFVKMFIDEAKIAVRLQHPNIVTIHDLGKAEGTLYIAMEFVAGKDLRALYDYEKERAGRTPIGIACHVVMKMCEALHHAHFATGPRGEPLQVIHRDVSPQNVLLGFDGEVKVADFGLAKARGRMVQTQAGVVKGKLAYMSPEQLRGEEIDHRVDVFGLGIVLFELLSGERLFLGPSDMETLRRVYEAKVPPMQPLNPEVPPELEAIVQRALAKERDERYQTALELHDDLQTFVYGSGRYAGTSSLRNYVREAFPDVAPAPDADLPPFASMGPPEPVTAPPPARTSPAPMQTVQARPTHRPPRMREEIPPPPADPILAPPPLEESETLTPPAFDDATTHDGVIQLDDHPTDRPPGLEDALSPTQMPEPRQPESSGTVPAAVRSLPSVPVGLYEDDFPTQQFGPDDVAEVEDDGEPDRDTNPAPPGPDMEPVDLQTDDWDDGPTTYNPTGRTGTTPKADPSEEADWEDDATVIIDPRGNHG
- a CDS encoding peptidylprolyl isomerase, producing the protein MFAAALVLVAGCGSVDDVDVDGASDPAHAPASVGPAAVGGRVVSTVDGHPITVDQVAAAARAAGVTPEVALRRLQDEALLAAAARRAGAGVHEGARGARQVMVQALLAEEVERRVRPDAIDAAELEAAYQANLGRFERPEQRESVHLLARVTEGAPAGAEAAARAWIAEQHRIVSESPDPEAAVLAFQSLPPRDRRFEVLAERVPPQRRAGAADPAYLAALFRPDGPGVVDAPVQTSFGWHVVVVTEVEPAWEATREEALATLRDERLAALRHARLGELLSELAARTAIEVDPEAVSAAIDGDALEGVEAP
- a CDS encoding sigma 54-interacting transcriptional regulator translates to MIRLEVVEGQDEARRIESNEDMLRLGRSDFNELVLSEWHVSGEHASIVLAGASYVVRDHNSTNGTRIERGGDTIDLADDDAREGELRDGDLLLLGDRERPVRIKVTIGDEPDDARIVSLRKVDELAEVEATVGADRQVLQSLYESQKRIGSAIDLDDVIDVVAEQVFRFLPRATHVTVALREVDARRKKNKSARYVPVGTRVRGGADSETIPITRSVFKKVVAERAAVLAADAKRDVGETASIMGAQIESTIGVPLWHGDEEIIGVLQVDNRDASGVFRERDLDILALLSQSASQAFAHARLVNRLRAAEESQRNENVYLKRREQGRRFDGIIGEAAGMKKLFEQLRKVVDTRVTVLVEGETGTGKELIASAVHYWSERRDALFIAQNCAAMPENLLESELFGHKKGSFTGATDDKKGLFELADGGTLFLDEVGEMPLNLQAKLLRVLQEGEIRPIGHNQTKRVDTRIVAATNRDLEKEVAEGRFREDLYYRLKVFPITVPPLRERREDIPLLAGHFLKKYANEFGRTVRGFSQQAMELLASYKWPGNVRELENEVQRLIIQMDDGGFVEPEHVSPRIRQVENVIDKVAPKKGTLKEMMEQVEKWILLEALKEHDNNKSQTARTLGITREGLHKKLKNFGL